One region of Miscanthus floridulus cultivar M001 chromosome 19, ASM1932011v1, whole genome shotgun sequence genomic DNA includes:
- the LOC136526036 gene encoding uncharacterized protein — protein sequence MGIPWSSMRSSKAPFYRIVPGKETVPLGRIRLSVTFGQLDNFRKEPLTFQVVNFPGICHALLGRPCCAKFMAIPNYTYLKLKMPGPKADITVEGSFEQAYYCEQDYVTHAAALITPRPRCRRGTGGGSNQGSGGARITKHRRRAQGIWWQRCSAGPSI from the coding sequence ATGGGCATCCCTTGGAGCAGCATGCGCTCTAGCAAGGCGCCATTTTACAGGATTGTGCCAGGGAAGGAAACTGTGCCCCTTGGGCGCATCAGGCTCAGCGTCACCTTCGGCCAGCTAGACAACTTCCGtaaggagccactcacctttCAGGTTGTCAACTTCCCCGGCATCTGCCACGCCCTCCTCGGTCGACCGTGCTGCGCCAAGtttatggccatccccaactacacatacctgaagctcaagatgcctgGCCCGAAGGCGGACATCACCGTTGAAGGTAGCttcgagcaagcctactactgTGAGCAAGACTATGTCACCCATGCAGCTGCACTCATCACCCCCAGGCCGCGATGTAGAAGGGGCACCGGTGGAGGAAGCAACCAAGGTAGCGGTGGTGCTCGAATAACCAAGCATCGGCGACGCGCCCAAGGCATCTGGTGGCAGCGGTGCTCGGCTGGCCCCTCCATCTAG